The proteins below come from a single Myripristis murdjan chromosome 10, fMyrMur1.1, whole genome shotgun sequence genomic window:
- the nexmifb gene encoding neurite extension and migration factor encodes MDVLTDSSLTLTVKTSEPENANAAESTGVCEQSSDLRLRGLVEAALPPSSPPPAAETLQRACPAHHRTTPTPPTVSLPLGTEPSLGLTVAPCPPTHEAPVVVPHLQTTPTPTSLPTPAASSWGPTGDGHKTPVPLPIALPLSATMMEPGTVSALTEECLLQPSRTCLGCFIENRDATDPNSIHNPPHDPNTNPDSETGLNVRIGDVGREDFSDINNISIQCLSHAGEAVSHYGEQLLSDQLLSFPLPKAPGEGKRTDGDKTTVDCDDPEDDATAKNLYEGLLLDKVSGEEVLLANAGQDWGYFESFISESKMELLDLCSKNELSVNLFSEEDVDNLFDDEDDDSTLSSDVCSLKIRYESFQDNMREKTNVLQEETQFNFFPSVLANCTKKEEGGGVVRRGADELHPKTDELILGAGQEGKAGDCSGGSPLDGSQGSPMSTPKVNYLMDFNSTEESGEYSDDSSCTGSSSDTLQEGKLKKGHSRRFLSPSNPLNYGLRSKRKVRYSDDYLYDVDSIESERNAEKKEKAPSGQKEEEDVDWCPKKRRKSCRKEPPVVIKYIIINRFKGERHMSVKLGKLDPVEATVSLNADAVSKYETLAPLKDFWQERQKEREEQLKLAARDKRQRSFHLNGRHHRPFNSSHPKRKYKIANRLKVQRIHTVEQSATAQGSPLSDQGQGVAAKEETTPMVGGIIAAPGLPVTLDSNSITHTVTAKSRSQEREEREEREGRRLGGNKTVRIRKFKSEARLRSKKMKKAEGEEGRSVTNETDACVATAQIEDPTAGLGEAGISSTTVSPHFTDNTTTTHTSEEKFPFVSSTCSPDKAASTEEVEAGVPVIPGGYLQTLLDATDSSAGAAISYFPQQPSRQQYPLGLSLEEKQFSSLQLAQSCVLSPPSESELQQSPQNCPSFPQMWHPQLCTSHSQSFGSETPETPILPNNFPAALPLNDSLPVSNYSQLSPEADRLLYEKSYLTEAGLQPGADLQVCQSACVEGQVQYQRGSLCTDNGRLISYDSVGSLSASSSNYSSLSLKSCEREGEEEGRDSFLAHCSPKVVIQQSVDALTPLRESSDLLDISNFTPDKFRHSSLSELSPPETPNLSPQVVGREMKMAGNVGEYQDVNDMTLDCSREVKWNCDVMQQQEHTVGTYTVEDSQFPLHNFNSQEGLCLDKKELIDTDFDEQTGDMLAGAKSIKSKRKGNYKQTAAGQGPKKVRAPRAPKSEKVKAPKQNSRSTKKIKAMLEGKAAKNQAGGCGTGLTDSSSTGDWSGTGWSESNSLVGDDQREFEEPSNILSNIVSGMAEVQRFMMASIEPLWNPMSEACMPPEANSLNLKTLKILAGTEADLKKKGAGLTGAGRGRKAGGKGGKNQAKFNPSHPLFPQLALGCNMFDKPNFINPGPAHKKLYRHKTSAKFPRIETLKGKRAERDPNKDIALMTSFEKLR; translated from the exons ATGGATGTGTTAACAGACAGCAGTCTCACACTGACCGTGAAGACTTCAGAACCGGAGAATGCAAATGCAGCGGAGAGCACAG GAGTATGTGAGCAGAGCAGTGATCTAAGGCTGCGTGGACTCGTTGAGGCTGCTCTTCCTccatcctcacctcctcctgctgcagagACTTTACAAAGGGCCTGCCCAGCGCACCACAGGACCACGCCAACACCACCAACCGTCTCCCTGCCACTTGGCACTGAACCCTCTCTGGGCCTGACTGTGGCCCCTTGCCCTCCCACCCATGAGGCCCCAGTTGTAGTCCCCCACCTTCAGACCACTCCCACTCCCACCTCACTTCCTACGCCAGCTGCAAGCTCCTGGGGCCCGACGGGAGACGGCCACAAGACCCCGGTTCCGCTGCCCATTGCCCTCCCTCTGTCAGCTACAATGATGGAGCCTGGCACTGTGTCTGCCCTGACAGAAGAGTGTCTTCTTCAGCCTAGTCGCACCTGCCTTGGCTGCTTCATCGAGAACCGCGATGCTACTGACCCTAACTCCATCCACAATCCTCCGCATGACCCCAACACAAACCCTGACTCAGAGACTGGGCTAAACGTGAGGATAGGGGATGTGGGCCGAGAGGATTTCTctgacatcaacaacatcagcatCCAGTGCCTCAGCCACGCTGGGGAAGCAGTGAGTCATTACGGAGAGCAGCTACTGTCTGACCAGCTCCTTAGCTTCCCTCTGCCTAAAGCCCCAGGTGAGGGGAAGAGAACGGACGGGGACAAAACGACAGTGGACTGTGATGATCCAGAGGATGATGCAACAGCTAAGAACTTATACGAGGGGCTGTTGCTGGACAAGGTGAGCGGCGAGGAGGTTCTGTTGGCTAATGCTGGTCAGGACTGGGGCTACTTTGAGTCCTTCATAAGCGAGAGCAAGATGGAACTGTTGGACTTGTGCTCTAAGAACGAACTGTCAGTCAACCTTTTCTCTGAGGAAGATGTTGACAACCTTTTTGATGATGAAGACGATGACTCTACTTTGAGCAGCGATGTTTGTTCCCTGAAGATTCGTTACGAGTCCTTCCAGGACAACATGAGGGAAAAGACCAATGTGCTCCAGGAGGAGACCCAGTTCAACTTCTTCCCTAGTGTCCTGGCCAACTGTACCaagaaagaagagggaggaggggttgTGAGGAGGGGTGCCGATGAGCTTCATCCTAAAACTGATGAGCTCATCCTGGGTGCGGGGCAGGAAGGAAAGGCTGGGGACTGCAGTGGTGGGAGTCCCCTTGATGGATCCCAAGGTTCACCCATGTCCACTCCTAAAGTGAACTACCTAATGGATTTCAACTCCACTGAGGAGTCAGGCGAATACAGTGATGACAGCTCCTGCACTGGCTCCTCCTCAGACACCCTGCAGGAGGGCAAGCTGAAGAAGGGCCATTCCAGGAGATTTCTCAGCCCCTCCAACCCTCTCAACTACGGCTTGCGCTCTAAGAGGAAGGTCCGATACAGTGATGACTACCTGTATGATGTTGACTCCATTGAGAGTGAGAGGaatgcagagaaaaaagagaaagctcCCTCTGgtcagaaagaggaggaggatgtagACTGGTGCCCTAAGAAACGTCGGAAATCCTGCCGCAAGGAACCACCCGTGGTCATCAAGTACATCATCATCAACAGGTTCAAAGGAGAGAGACACATGTCAGTGAAACTGGGGAAGTTGGACCCAGTGGAAGCCACTGTAAGCTTAAACGCCGACGCAGTGAGCAAATATGAGACACTGGCTCCTCTGAAGGATTTCTGGCAGGAgaggcaaaaagagagagaggagcagcttaAGCTGGCTGCCAGAGATAAACGACAACGCAGTTTTCATCTAAACGGACGCCATCATCGCCCCTTTAATTCTAGTCATCCCAAAAGGAAATACAAGATTGCAAACAGGCTTAAGGTTCAGAGGATTCACACTGTGGAGCAATCAGCAACGGCACAGGGCTCCCCTCTCTCTGATCAGGGCCAGGGAGTTGCCGCTAAAGAGGAGACCACCCCCATGGTAGGAGGAATAATAGCAGCCCCAGGCCTCCCAGTCACATTAGACTCAAACTCCATCACgcacacagtcacagccaagAGCCGCTcccaggagagggaggagagggaggagagggaggggaggagactGGGAGGAAATAAAACAGTCAGGATAAGGAAATTCAAAAGCGAAGCCAGGCTGAGgagcaagaaaatgaaaaaggcagaaggagaggaagggaggagcgTGACAAATGAAACGGATGCCTGTGTCGCTACGGCACAGATTGAGGACCCTACTGCTGGGTTAGGAGAGGCAGGCATTAGCTCAACTACAGTCAGCCCCCATTTTACTGACAATACCACTACCACTCACACATCCGAGGAGAAATTCCCCTTTGTTTCCTCCACCTGCTCCCCCGACAAAGCTGCCTCCACAGAGGAGGTGGAAGCTGGGGTCCCTGTCATCCCTGGGGGCTACCTGCAGACCCTGTTAGATGCCACAGACTCCTCTGCTGGAGCAGCTATCTCTTATTTCCCCCAGCAGCCCTCTAGGCAGCAGTATCCTCTGGGGCTGTCCCTGGAGGAGAAACAGTTTTCTTCTCTGCAGCTCGCTCAGAGCTgtgtcctctctcctccctcagaaTCAGAGCTCCAGCAGTCGCCCCAGAACTGCCCCAGCTTCCCCCAGATGTGGCACCCACAGCTCTGCACCAGTCACAGCCAGAGCTTTGGGTCTGAGACCCCAGAGACTCCCATCCTACCCAACAACTTCCCTGCTGCCTTGCCCCTGAATGACAGCCTGCCAGTGTCTAACTACAGCCAGCTGAGCCCTGAGGCTGACAGGCTGCTTTATGAGAAGAGCTACCTGACCGAGGCTGGGCTGCAGCCCGGGGCAGATCTGCAAGTGTGTCAGTCTGCCTGTGTGGAGGGCCAGGTGCAATACCAAAGAGGGTCCCTGTGTACAGACAATGGCAGGCTCATCAGCTATGACTCAGTGGGCTCTCTGTCAGCCTCCTCCAGCAATTACAGCTCCCTCAGCCTCAAGTCTTGTGAACgtgagggtgaggaggagggccGAGACAGCTTCCTAGCTCACTGCAGCCCCAAAGTGGTGATTCAGCAGAGTGTGGATGCCCTCACCCCACTCAGGGAGTCCTCAGACCTGCTAGATATCTCCAACTTCACCCCTGACAAGTTCAGACACTCATCACTGTCAGAGCTTTCCCCTCCTGAGACCCCCAACCTGTCCCCTCAGGTGGTGGGGCGTGAGATGAAGATGGCAGGGAATGTTGGAGAATACCAGGATGTGAATGATATGACTCTGGACTGTAGTAGGGAGGTAAAATGGAACTGTGATGTTATGCAGCAACAGGAGCACACAGTAGGCACGTACACAGTCGAAGACAGCCAGTTTCCACTGCACAATTTTAACAGTCAGGAAGGATTGTGTTTAGATAAAAAAGAATTGATTGATACAGACTTTGATGAACAGACTGGTGACATGCTGGCGGGTGCAAAAAGCATAAAGTCAAAGAGAAAAGGCaattacaaacaaacagctgcaggACAGGGGCCAAAGAAAGTCCGGGCCCCCCGAGCTCCCAAGTCAGAAAAGGTCAAGGCCCCCAAACAGAACTCCCGTTCCACCAAAAAGATAAAGGCCATGTTAGAGGGAAAAGCAGCAAAGAACCAGGCAGGTGGTTGTGGCACAGGCCTGACTGACAGTAGCAGCACTGGGGACTGGTCTGGCACGGGCTGGTCAGAGAGCAACAGTCTGGTAGGGGACGACCAGAGAGAATTTGAGGAGCCCTCCAACATTCTGTCCAACATTGTCTCTGGCATGGCTGAGGTCCAGAGGTTCATGATGGCCTCCATTGAGCCGCTGTGGAACCCTATGTCTGAGGCCTGTATGCCCCCCGAGGCCAATAGCCTAAACCTAAAGACCCTCAAAATCTTGGCAGGCACAGAGGCCGACCTGAAGAAGAAAGGAGCCGGGCTAACAGGGGCTGGGAGAGGCAGAAAGGCggggggaaagggagggaaaaaccAGGCCAAATTCAACCCCTCGCATCCCTTATTCCCCCAACTAGCTCTGGGCTGTAACATGTTTGATAAACCCAACTTTATTAACCCTGGGCCTGCACACAAAAAGCTGTACCGCCACAAGACCAGTGCAAAGTTCCCTCGGATTGAGACACTGAAGGGGAAGCGAGCTGAGAGAGACCCTAATAAGGACATAGCACTGATGACCTCTTTTGAGAAACTGAGGTAA